Proteins from a single region of Candidatus Omnitrophota bacterium:
- a CDS encoding 4Fe-4S binding protein: MASSKLKAFEQIGRNTTQKHLLLGKTPITVNWSVGCPNKIGFDDRQVHDGTCLRCKDSPCIKYSTEEIALKKLSRFPINTTCDLCPTDAIKWPYESESPIIDEKLCIGCGLCASRCPAFAIYFNSDEVAIINDKANDAFVLNKTGIDEEATNRTIKLLHNVRWTNPMIKETDKVFASIYEKIQRLMGNEPNLLVRNILIKLGLQAGIRRAGDVNIRMDIVFEEQNQKVKGVGEVEFGMDVLSTSRNTLDNIAVFISRYEMGSVLPAVFLLTLPNQRSEYWQVIKDIRVILKTSIRTVTLGALLLFLWNKVKLPISIIGDLYSDADNFSTRGVIESAIGRKVSISGGLLGIIEPEK, from the coding sequence ATGGCTTCATCAAAGCTTAAAGCTTTCGAACAAATTGGACGGAATACTACTCAAAAGCATCTCCTTCTAGGTAAGACCCCTATTACTGTTAACTGGAGCGTGGGTTGCCCGAACAAAATAGGCTTCGACGATAGACAAGTGCATGATGGTACTTGTTTACGATGCAAGGACAGTCCGTGCATAAAATATTCTACTGAGGAAATAGCACTAAAAAAACTTTCTCGATTCCCTATAAATACAACTTGTGATCTCTGCCCAACAGACGCTATAAAATGGCCCTATGAGAGTGAGTCTCCAATCATTGATGAAAAATTATGCATAGGTTGTGGTCTGTGCGCCTCCCGATGCCCTGCGTTTGCAATATATTTCAATAGCGACGAAGTGGCTATAATTAACGATAAAGCTAATGATGCGTTTGTTCTTAATAAAACTGGAATTGACGAGGAAGCAACCAATAGGACCATAAAACTCCTACATAACGTACGTTGGACAAATCCTATGATTAAGGAAACTGATAAAGTGTTTGCGAGTATATATGAAAAGATACAAAGGCTCATGGGTAATGAGCCTAATTTATTAGTTAGAAATATCTTGATCAAATTGGGTTTGCAGGCAGGTATCCGCCGGGCAGGAGACGTAAATATCCGAATGGATATAGTTTTCGAAGAGCAGAATCAGAAAGTAAAAGGTGTGGGAGAAGTAGAGTTCGGCATGGATGTTCTCAGTACTTCACGAAACACCTTAGATAACATAGCGGTATTTATATCAAGATACGAAATGGGTTCTGTATTGCCAGCTGTATTTCTTTTAACCCTCCCTAATCAGCGATCGGAATATTGGCAAGTTATTAAAGATATTAGAGTGATTCTCAAAACGTCTATAAGAACAGTTACCTTGGGGGCACTGCTCTTATTTCTTTGGAATAAGGTTAAATTACCAATCTCCATTATTGGAGATCTTTATAGCGATGCGGATAATTTTTCAACTAGGGGGGTTATTGAGTCTGCGATTGGAAGAAAGGTAAGCATTTCGGGCGGCTTGTTAGGTATAATTGAACCAGAAAAGTGA
- a CDS encoding DNA methyltransferase, with amino-acid sequence MLKKNKIYSGDCLELLKQLEDESVDLIIADPPYNLGKDFGNKSDKWDKVEDWLEWCKKWLRESNRTLSNQGSIFVYGIHKYLCYIQCYLYEIGLTYGRQFIWHYENGWSMYTKAPAATYEPILWFAKTKNYIYNEIREPYKSQERLKYKVTKNGKVWQPNPLGKRSGDIWKIPTLAGRRFSNEKVKHPTQKPLVLCDRIIKQFSNEGDLILVPFAGSGSECVSALNNKRDFIGFEINPNYIEIANSRLQSRMVSKE; translated from the coding sequence ATGCTAAAGAAAAATAAAATATACTCGGGTGACTGTCTAGAGTTACTTAAGCAACTAGAAGATGAGTCCGTTGATTTAATTATAGCTGACCCACCATATAATTTAGGCAAAGACTTCGGCAATAAAAGTGATAAATGGGATAAGGTTGAAGATTGGCTTGAATGGTGTAAAAAATGGTTGCGAGAATCTAATAGAACGCTTAGTAATCAGGGTTCTATTTTTGTTTATGGAATACACAAATATCTTTGCTATATTCAATGTTATCTTTATGAAATAGGATTAACATACGGCCGCCAGTTCATTTGGCATTATGAAAATGGTTGGTCAATGTATACCAAAGCTCCTGCTGCAACGTATGAACCAATTCTTTGGTTTGCTAAGACCAAAAACTATATATACAACGAAATTAGAGAACCATACAAGAGCCAGGAGAGGTTAAAATACAAGGTAACTAAAAACGGCAAAGTATGGCAACCTAATCCGCTCGGAAAGCGTTCAGGAGATATTTGGAAAATACCAACCTTGGCAGGTCGGCGGTTTTCTAATGAAAAGGTAAAACACCCCACTCAAAAACCACTTGTTCTATGCGATAGAATAATTAAGCAGTTCTCGAATGAAGGAGATTTAATTTTAGTACCTTTTGCAGGCTCTGGTAGTGAATGCGTGAGTGCACTGAATAATAAGCGAGATTTTATAGGTTTTGAAATCAATCCAAATTATATCGAAATCGCAAACTCTAGATTGCAATCAAGAATGGTTTCTAAGGAGTAA
- a CDS encoding DNA methyltransferase has protein sequence MSSDKKRRKPINKLNDLSAKEWIQETISVFTQKGLGAGHGEAKIEKQHPAPFSFQDVARLIRFFSKANETVLDPFCGVASTLKACALNSRNGVGIELVKKYYLLSKERLDLEVPKDCLTLSKQQLIHGDAFEKIEEFEDNSFDFIVTSPPYWNILSKIDHKANQERVKKGLDTKYSENPKDLGNILDYDEFLSKLATLFEKCSRVLKPNKYLCIVVSDFRHKSRYYTFHSDIAKMLEKQYYTLKGITILYQRHKKIFPYGYPASYVPNIHHQYILILQNNAKEK, from the coding sequence ATGAGTAGTGATAAAAAAAGAAGAAAGCCAATAAATAAATTAAACGATCTTTCAGCTAAAGAATGGATTCAAGAGACGATATCGGTTTTTACTCAAAAAGGATTAGGGGCAGGACACGGTGAGGCTAAGATTGAAAAGCAACATCCAGCGCCTTTTTCCTTCCAAGATGTTGCTAGACTAATTAGATTTTTCTCAAAAGCGAATGAAACCGTACTAGACCCATTTTGTGGCGTAGCATCAACATTAAAGGCCTGTGCATTAAATAGCAGAAATGGTGTTGGTATAGAGCTGGTAAAGAAATATTACCTATTGAGCAAAGAGAGGCTAGATCTAGAGGTTCCAAAAGATTGCCTTACTTTATCGAAGCAACAACTGATACATGGAGATGCTTTTGAGAAGATAGAGGAATTTGAGGACAATAGCTTTGATTTTATAGTTACTAGTCCACCCTATTGGAACATCCTAAGTAAGATAGACCATAAAGCTAATCAGGAGCGAGTAAAGAAAGGTCTAGATACAAAGTATAGTGAAAATCCGAAAGACCTAGGAAACATCTTGGATTACGATGAATTTCTTTCTAAACTGGCTACATTATTCGAGAAATGTTCCCGAGTATTAAAACCTAACAAATATTTATGCATTGTAGTTAGTGATTTTAGGCACAAAAGCAGATATTATACCTTTCACAGTGACATAGCAAAAATGTTAGAAAAGCAATACTACACACTGAAAGGGATAACCATACTATATCAAAGGCACAAAAAAATATTTCCGTATGGATATCCCGCTTCCTATGTGCCCAATATTCATCATCAATACATTTTAATATTACAAAACAATGCTAAAGAAAAATAA
- a CDS encoding helix-turn-helix transcriptional regulator — protein MKDSIRLKFAQKIKKLRKSRGLTQEELADLTAIDYKYIQRLEGKNPPAVKIDTIQRIAKALKVDPSKLLGG, from the coding sequence ATGAAAGATAGTATAAGACTCAAATTTGCCCAGAAGATAAAGAAGCTCAGGAAAAGCCGAGGGTTAACACAAGAGGAGCTTGCCGACCTGACAGCAATAGATTACAAGTATATCCAGCGATTAGAAGGAAAAAATCCACCTGCTGTAAAGATCGACACCATCCAACGAATTGCCAAAGCCCTCAAGGTTGATCCGTCAAAGCTTCTCGGCGGATAA
- a CDS encoding MBL fold metallo-hydrolase — translation MPKIIIHRGTHEIGGSCVEICADSKRIIIDLGMPLMARDGVDLDEIATKNPSVENGILPKVEGLYPWQVPGIDAVILSHPHLDHYGLMDWVHPDIPIYLSEESQTVIKAGNVFYPPQLMQKKMLQHSKIFEHYKPFGIGPFKITSFLIDHSAFGASSLLIEADGKKIFYSGDVSGHGRKALLFDYVTSNPIKDIDCLLLEGTTVGESHDTGYYGETDVEKGMENVFSAQKDISFVISSGSNIDRLTSIYLASKKAGKTLVLDIYQFYLLEQLKKKFDDTLPPHASDHIKVLYIKHHADSVVEKLDKSLLYEYKPRKINQDEILANRQSMVLRLPLSIMKRIADKMHQEKPLDKAHYIYAMWDGYLERDIRFKEFSDRFGIPINEIHTSGHAYLDDLKRLAEALKPKTLIPIHTLGGDIFKEHFANVVRVDDGELFTC, via the coding sequence ATGCCAAAGATAATTATTCACAGAGGAACTCACGAAATCGGCGGAAGCTGTGTCGAAATATGTGCTGATAGTAAGCGCATCATAATCGATCTGGGCATGCCGCTTATGGCGAGAGACGGTGTGGATCTTGACGAGATAGCAACTAAGAATCCTTCAGTTGAAAACGGAATACTCCCAAAGGTCGAGGGCCTATATCCATGGCAAGTTCCCGGCATCGATGCTGTGATTCTTTCCCACCCTCACCTCGACCACTATGGTTTAATGGACTGGGTGCACCCTGATATCCCGATTTATCTAAGCGAAGAATCACAGACCGTTATAAAAGCAGGAAACGTTTTCTACCCACCTCAGCTAATGCAAAAGAAGATGCTGCAACACTCAAAGATCTTCGAACATTACAAGCCATTTGGAATAGGTCCTTTTAAGATCACGTCATTCCTGATAGATCATAGTGCTTTCGGAGCCTCGTCGCTACTCATTGAAGCCGATGGCAAAAAGATATTCTATTCGGGCGACGTTAGTGGTCACGGACGTAAGGCACTATTATTTGACTACGTAACTTCTAATCCTATAAAAGATATTGATTGTTTACTTTTAGAGGGGACTACCGTAGGTGAAAGTCACGATACAGGGTATTACGGTGAAACAGATGTAGAGAAAGGCATGGAGAATGTTTTCTCTGCGCAAAAAGATATCTCTTTCGTTATATCATCAGGGAGCAATATTGATAGGCTAACGTCGATCTATCTTGCTTCTAAGAAAGCAGGTAAGACCCTCGTTCTCGATATATACCAGTTTTATCTCTTGGAGCAACTTAAGAAGAAATTCGACGATACGTTGCCTCCTCATGCATCTGATCATATTAAAGTGTTATACATTAAGCATCACGCTGACTCTGTCGTTGAGAAGTTGGATAAATCGTTGCTCTATGAATACAAGCCCCGCAAGATAAATCAGGATGAAATATTGGCTAATAGGCAGAGCATGGTGCTGCGCTTACCGCTTAGCATTATGAAAAGGATAGCGGATAAAATGCATCAAGAGAAGCCTCTCGATAAAGCGCATTATATCTATGCGATGTGGGACGGTTATCTTGAACGGGATATTAGATTTAAAGAGTTCTCCGATAGGTTCGGTATCCCAATAAACGAAATTCACACAAGCGGACACGCATATTTGGACGACCTGAAGCGATTAGCAGAAGCCCTGAAGCCAAAGACGTTAATACCGATTCATACCTTAGGCGGAGATATCTTTAAGGAGCATTTTGCTAATGTAGTGAGAGTAGATGACGGTGAGTTATTTACCTGTTAA
- a CDS encoding DUF2958 domain-containing protein: MNLLPEDIRKILPKLYEQDGKGIKAIVYVKFFDPCSQWTWYVTEFDGIDTFFGLVIGREVEWGYFSLKELSECRNRLGLGIERDLQFHPTTVGEVKSQLKI, encoded by the coding sequence ATGAACCTATTACCAGAGGATATAAGAAAGATTCTACCTAAGTTATATGAGCAAGACGGCAAAGGCATCAAGGCTATCGTCTATGTCAAATTCTTCGACCCGTGCTCTCAATGGACTTGGTATGTAACAGAATTCGACGGCATTGACACTTTCTTCGGGCTTGTAATAGGACGCGAGGTTGAATGGGGCTACTTTAGCCTGAAAGAATTAAGTGAATGCCGGAATCGTCTTGGCCTTGGTATTGAACGGGACCTTCAGTTCCATCCGACAACCGTCGGCGAAGTTAAATCTCAACTCAAAATTTAA
- a CDS encoding DNA polymerase: protein MEARGLNVDIPKLKAMIDDTSKEKSVIEAELREVLGVRGPINFNSSKDIAHILSSTLGVEPKVTRTGRYSTCRRILKAVNNPLTDKISHYRDLTKLLSVLTAIYDATDKAKGKIFCTYTDDCPSGRLYTQNYSFQNIPQEARTVIDPDEGCAFILADYDSFELRILSALSHDEYFKSCWTQGLDLHRKVVSDMKAKPYETVTDKERKLGKALNFGLSYGQEPMGLARNLHISVEKAQELMDNYKSKIPMIEAFKTATINRARETGFAETYYGRHRFLSNIKSPRTYDRKKSERQAVNTRIQGTAADVVKFSLVTLYREGFAIDTMVHDSILITVPEEILEQSVNRVKEIMEIELENTKLPVSCKVGKTWGDCH, encoded by the coding sequence ATGGAAGCGAGAGGCTTGAACGTCGACATCCCTAAGCTAAAGGCCATGATAGACGACACCTCAAAAGAGAAGTCGGTTATCGAGGCAGAGCTAAGGGAAGTCTTAGGCGTTAGAGGGCCGATAAACTTCAATAGCAGTAAAGATATCGCCCACATCCTCTCGTCTACATTAGGGGTCGAGCCTAAAGTAACGAGAACCGGCCGATATTCTACTTGCAGGAGAATCTTAAAGGCCGTTAACAATCCCTTAACGGATAAGATAAGTCACTACCGTGATTTGACGAAGCTCCTATCAGTCTTGACTGCAATATACGATGCCACCGATAAAGCCAAAGGCAAGATATTCTGCACCTACACAGACGATTGTCCCAGTGGTCGATTATACACACAGAATTATTCTTTTCAGAATATTCCACAGGAAGCAAGGACCGTTATAGACCCAGACGAGGGCTGTGCTTTTATCTTAGCGGACTATGACAGCTTCGAATTGCGAATCCTCTCCGCTCTTTCGCATGACGAATATTTCAAAAGCTGCTGGACACAGGGGTTGGATTTACACCGTAAGGTCGTCAGCGATATGAAAGCCAAGCCATACGAAACTGTGACCGACAAAGAGCGCAAGCTCGGCAAGGCTCTCAATTTTGGTCTTAGTTATGGTCAGGAACCCATGGGGCTTGCCCGTAACCTTCACATCTCTGTCGAGAAGGCGCAAGAGCTAATGGATAACTACAAAAGCAAAATCCCAATGATAGAGGCCTTTAAGACAGCGACAATAAATCGAGCCCGTGAAACAGGCTTTGCTGAAACATACTACGGTCGCCATCGATTCCTATCCAATATCAAATCGCCAAGAACATACGACAGAAAGAAGTCGGAGCGTCAGGCTGTCAATACTCGGATTCAGGGAACGGCAGCTGATGTTGTGAAATTCTCACTCGTCACGCTATATCGAGAGGGCTTTGCCATTGATACCATGGTCCACGATTCAATCCTAATTACCGTCCCAGAGGAAATCTTAGAGCAGAGCGTTAATCGTGTTAAAGAAATTATGGAGATAGAACTTGAGAACACGAAGCTGCCCGTCTCTTGCAAAGTCGGCAAAACATGGGGCGACTGTCATTAG
- a CDS encoding SpoVG family protein, whose protein sequence is MKIEVVRIHKLDGTGPTKAFADIALDESIIIKGVRIIEGKDGLFVSLPREEGRDGKWYNTVVPLSREIKEMLDTTVLEAYNS, encoded by the coding sequence ATGAAAATAGAAGTCGTTCGTATTCATAAATTGGATGGGACTGGTCCGACAAAGGCTTTTGCAGATATTGCATTAGACGAAAGTATCATTATCAAAGGTGTTCGTATCATAGAGGGCAAAGATGGCCTTTTCGTCTCCTTGCCTCGCGAAGAGGGCCGAGACGGAAAATGGTATAACACGGTTGTTCCATTATCTCGAGAGATTAAGGAAATGCTCGATACTACGGTTCTGGAGGCATATAATTCATAG
- a CDS encoding AAA family ATPase yields the protein MEDFRIKYRPKTLGEIWGQDHVKMIWSGYLRKGYFPRSIILSSNFGMGKTTLAHIFAEDIIKFDSSLYCKDFVEYNSPTCDFTCVHKHIGKRNTCLMNPRVIFFDEAQRMPEKAQDGFLTAIEKEASLTIIFATTEFDKIDEGLRQRSDKYRLMPPPKETLVKELRRISAIENIRIEQDALDYVVDISGYSPRACLGNLQILSHNNGVIDMAMAKTLLVK from the coding sequence ATGGAAGATTTTAGAATTAAGTACCGTCCGAAAACGCTTGGTGAGATATGGGGGCAGGATCATGTAAAGATGATCTGGAGCGGATATTTGCGTAAAGGGTATTTTCCTCGTTCAATTATTTTATCTTCCAATTTTGGTATGGGCAAAACGACGCTTGCGCACATCTTCGCAGAAGATATTATCAAATTTGATAGCAGTCTATACTGCAAGGACTTTGTAGAATACAACTCTCCTACCTGTGATTTTACCTGTGTGCACAAACATATTGGAAAAAGAAATACGTGCTTAATGAATCCCCGAGTTATCTTCTTTGATGAGGCACAGAGGATGCCAGAAAAAGCCCAAGATGGATTTCTGACGGCAATAGAAAAAGAAGCATCGCTAACCATCATTTTTGCGACTACAGAATTTGATAAGATCGATGAGGGATTACGTCAAAGGAGCGATAAATACAGGCTAATGCCACCACCCAAAGAAACGCTGGTTAAAGAATTGCGTAGAATATCTGCCATCGAAAACATCAGAATTGAACAGGATGCGCTCGATTACGTGGTAGATATTTCCGGATATTCCCCACGGGCATGTCTTGGTAATTTACAAATCCTATCGCACAATAACGGTGTCATTGATATGGCGATGGCAAAGACCCTGCTCGTTAAATAA
- the tadA gene encoding tRNA adenosine(34) deaminase TadA has product MISKIDKIYMSEALKEAAKAFDADEVPVGAVIVHKGMIIAKAHNQIKLLKDPTAHAEMIAITQAASYLGSERLPGTTLYVTIEPCMMCAGAMVLARLDRVCFGAADLKTGAFGSVFDITKKKLNHTISVSKGVLDEECASIMQEFFKNKRK; this is encoded by the coding sequence ATGATCTCAAAAATAGATAAAATATACATGTCCGAGGCGCTGAAAGAAGCTGCGAAGGCTTTTGATGCCGATGAAGTGCCTGTTGGCGCCGTCATAGTTCACAAAGGCATGATCATAGCCAAAGCGCATAATCAGATAAAACTTCTTAAAGATCCCACCGCCCACGCCGAGATGATCGCCATAACTCAGGCCGCGTCATATCTGGGCAGTGAAAGGTTGCCCGGTACCACTTTATATGTTACAATTGAGCCGTGTATGATGTGCGCCGGCGCAATGGTTCTGGCGAGGCTCGATAGGGTGTGCTTTGGCGCCGCCGATTTAAAGACGGGCGCGTTCGGCTCGGTCTTCGATATCACTAAAAAGAAATTGAATCACACGATATCCGTTTCAAAAGGCGTGCTCGACGAAGAGTGCGCTTCTATAATGCAGGAGTTCTTTAAGAATAAGAGAAAATGA
- the typA gene encoding translational GTPase TypA, translating into MPNQKRRKDVRNLAIVAHVDHGKTTLVDALLKYTGAYKFEEGETTIMDSNPLEKERGITIFSKNASFNYKGVQCNIVDTPGHADFGSEVERILEMVDGVLLLVDAVDGPMPQTKFVLKKSLEMHLKPILVINKIDRPNARPDEVAGMAFDLFCELNASDEQLDFPIVYASGRDGYATLDLDEPSDNIKPLLDTILHRVLPPIANPELPFQMLVTMLDHNSYFGRMAIGRIFHGAVRVGDPVALVKRDGTITMNKVTKIMKYQGLKRVEANDATAGDIILITGIEGVSVGETIACIDDPKALPAVKIDEPTISMNFSHNTSPLAGKDGGIFLTSRHIREYLEHEAMVNVGIKVEETDGGERFKVSGRGELHLEILIETMRRKGYELEVSRPQVILKKIGDQTLEPVEVVVIEADSVYQGMIMQALGERKAQMKDLKTTSSNGIRMEFIITSRALIGFRSEFLLMTKGSGVMCQNFLEYQAYKGDMPKRQRGVQVSNGDGKVVAYALWNLQERGEMFVAPGDMVYEGMIVGIYNKGVDIVVNPQKEKKLSNMRSSTRDMAIQLVPPRKINLEFALVFIDDDELVEITPLNIRLRKMELREIDRTRTDRKYNSLKED; encoded by the coding sequence ATGCCGAATCAAAAAAGAAGAAAAGACGTACGGAACCTGGCGATAGTCGCGCACGTTGATCATGGAAAAACGACGCTTGTCGACGCATTGCTCAAATATACGGGCGCCTATAAGTTCGAGGAAGGCGAGACGACTATAATGGATTCAAACCCTCTCGAGAAGGAGAGAGGGATCACGATATTTTCAAAGAACGCATCTTTTAATTATAAGGGCGTGCAATGCAATATCGTCGATACGCCGGGGCACGCGGATTTCGGAAGCGAAGTGGAGCGCATACTTGAAATGGTCGACGGCGTACTTTTGCTCGTCGATGCCGTAGACGGGCCCATGCCCCAGACGAAATTTGTGCTGAAAAAGTCCCTCGAGATGCATTTAAAGCCGATCCTTGTTATCAATAAGATCGATCGGCCTAACGCGCGGCCGGATGAAGTTGCCGGCATGGCGTTCGATCTTTTCTGCGAGCTTAACGCGTCCGATGAACAGCTCGATTTTCCGATAGTTTATGCCTCCGGACGGGATGGATACGCCACGCTCGATCTTGACGAACCGAGCGATAATATAAAGCCTCTTCTGGACACGATCCTGCATAGGGTATTGCCGCCCATCGCAAATCCGGAGCTCCCTTTCCAGATGCTTGTTACGATGCTCGACCACAATTCGTATTTTGGACGCATGGCGATCGGACGCATATTCCATGGCGCTGTCCGCGTCGGGGATCCCGTCGCCCTCGTGAAGCGCGACGGCACGATCACCATGAACAAGGTGACTAAGATCATGAAATATCAGGGGCTGAAGCGCGTGGAGGCAAATGATGCGACGGCGGGAGATATTATCCTGATAACCGGCATCGAGGGCGTGTCGGTCGGCGAAACGATCGCATGTATCGATGACCCGAAAGCGTTGCCCGCCGTAAAGATCGACGAGCCGACGATATCCATGAATTTTTCCCACAACACGAGCCCCCTCGCCGGGAAGGACGGAGGTATATTTCTTACCTCGCGCCATATCCGCGAATACCTTGAGCATGAGGCGATGGTGAATGTCGGCATAAAAGTCGAGGAAACTGACGGCGGCGAGAGATTTAAGGTTTCCGGCCGAGGCGAGCTTCATCTCGAGATCCTTATCGAGACGATGCGCCGTAAAGGGTATGAACTGGAAGTTTCAAGACCACAGGTTATTTTAAAGAAGATCGGCGACCAGACACTTGAGCCGGTCGAAGTGGTGGTGATAGAGGCGGATAGTGTATATCAGGGCATGATCATGCAGGCGCTCGGAGAGCGCAAGGCACAGATGAAAGACCTGAAGACCACATCTTCCAACGGCATACGGATGGAGTTTATCATTACGTCGAGGGCGTTGATAGGTTTTAGAAGCGAATTTCTGCTGATGACGAAGGGGAGCGGCGTTATGTGCCAGAACTTTCTCGAATATCAGGCATATAAAGGTGATATGCCGAAACGCCAGCGGGGCGTCCAGGTCTCGAACGGCGACGGGAAAGTGGTAGCCTACGCGCTCTGGAATCTGCAGGAGCGCGGGGAGATGTTTGTCGCGCCGGGGGATATGGTATACGAGGGTATGATCGTAGGTATATATAATAAAGGTGTCGACATAGTAGTGAATCCGCAGAAGGAGAAAAAATTAAGCAATATGCGTTCCTCGACCCGCGACATGGCGATCCAGCTGGTGCCTCCGCGGAAGATTAATCTCGAGTTCGCGCTTGTGTTTATCGACGACGACGAATTGGTCGAGATCACTCCTCTTAATATCCGGCTCAGGAAGATGGAGTTAAGAGAAATAGATAGAACGCGTACAGACCGCAAATATAATAGTTTAAAAGAGGACTGA
- a CDS encoding AAA family ATPase: protein MKFYADQMMTGDHLPTHLDINDEFRKSFDLMENTGECLFITGKAGTGKSTLLKYFKAHTGKKIIVLAPTGVAAINIGGQTIHSFFKLPPKIIQKDAVKRLRDRSLVGNLDMVIIDEVSMVRADLMDGIDYALRLNRGRMKTPFGGVQMVFFGDLFQLSPVVEHEARGLLEERYPSPYFFSAKVFNDCNLRSVELSTIYRQKDGSFMELLNRVRNKEYTEEDLDTLNERVQKDTAVSKKDSTVILTTTNSLANTINQDRLSKLPGKEITYEAVSSGKFDESAYPCPAALKLKKGAQVILIRNDPAKQWVNGTLAKVVGLSGDSIAVDINGRVCDVPVVKWQKIEYSYNEDEDKVEDEVVGDFAQYPIKLAWAITIHKSQGQTFDKVIIDLGYGAFTHGQLYVALSRCTCLDGIRLKRPVTQNDVIFDRRIYDIKDRFAGLF, encoded by the coding sequence ATGAAGTTCTATGCCGATCAAATGATGACAGGAGATCATCTCCCGACGCATCTTGATATCAATGACGAATTCAGGAAATCGTTTGATCTTATGGAGAATACCGGAGAATGCCTTTTTATCACAGGAAAGGCAGGTACCGGCAAATCCACCCTTTTAAAATATTTCAAAGCCCATACCGGGAAGAAAATAATCGTGTTAGCCCCGACGGGGGTTGCGGCGATCAATATAGGCGGCCAGACCATCCATTCCTTCTTTAAACTCCCTCCGAAGATAATTCAAAAGGATGCCGTAAAGCGCCTGCGGGACAGAAGCTTGGTCGGGAATCTCGATATGGTAATAATAGACGAGGTGTCGATGGTTCGCGCGGATCTTATGGATGGTATCGACTATGCCCTGCGCCTCAACCGCGGCAGGATGAAGACGCCGTTTGGCGGGGTTCAGATGGTATTTTTCGGAGACCTTTTCCAGCTATCTCCCGTGGTTGAGCATGAAGCAAGAGGGCTTTTGGAAGAGAGGTATCCAAGCCCTTATTTTTTCAGCGCCAAAGTATTTAACGATTGCAACCTCAGATCCGTCGAGCTTTCTACTATATATAGGCAAAAAGACGGTTCGTTTATGGAGCTCTTGAACAGGGTCAGGAATAAAGAATATACCGAAGAGGATTTGGATACATTGAATGAAAGGGTTCAAAAAGACACCGCGGTTTCCAAAAAAGATTCCACGGTGATCCTGACGACGACGAATAGCCTGGCAAACACGATAAATCAGGATCGCTTATCGAAACTTCCCGGCAAGGAGATAACATATGAGGCCGTCTCTTCCGGGAAATTCGACGAGTCGGCATATCCGTGTCCTGCCGCCCTAAAACTTAAAAAAGGCGCGCAGGTAATATTGATAAGGAATGATCCCGCCAAGCAATGGGTAAACGGCACGCTTGCAAAAGTCGTCGGCCTGTCGGGCGACTCTATAGCTGTGGATATTAACGGGCGCGTATGCGATGTTCCTGTTGTCAAATGGCAGAAAATCGAATATAGTTATAACGAGGATGAGGATAAAGTAGAAGATGAGGTCGTGGGAGATTTCGCGCAATATCCCATAAAACTCGCCTGGGCCATAACTATTCATAAGAGCCAGGGGCAGACTTTCGACAAAGTTATAATCGACCTGGGGTACGGCGCATTTACTCACGGCCAGCTGTATGTCGCGCTAAGCAGGTGCACCTGCTTAGACGGGATAAGGCTTAAACGGCCGGTGACCCAGAACGATGTCATATTTGATCGGCGTATTTACGATATTAAAGATCGTTTCGCCGGTTTATTTTAA